A stretch of Candidatus Krumholzibacteriota bacterium DNA encodes these proteins:
- a CDS encoding phospho-N-acetylmuramoyl-pentapeptide-transferase, with product MLYHLLYPLRDAFFAFNVFRYITFRAAYATVTALLICFVFGPRLIRLLARLQRGHGVREDVPETHNRKIGTPTMGGILIIAGVVFPTVLWADMGNSFIRLVLVVTVWTGLIGFWDDWLSVVKKRNKGLVGRYKLLGQLVFGAVLGLFLYLNPLVQEGVTRTAIPFFKDLYIDWGLFYIPLVMLVVTGTSNAVNLADGLDGLAAGTGAFCFFAFAALAYLTGNRVFADYLNITYMEGAGELAIYCMSMVGATLGFLWFNAHPAQIFMGDTGSLALGGALGTVAVLLKRELLLVVIGGIFVAEALSVIIQVVSFRLTGKRVFLMAPLHHHFELKGWAESKIVVRVWIIAVLLVLLSISSLKLQ from the coding sequence ATGCTCTACCATCTCCTCTATCCGCTCCGGGACGCTTTCTTCGCGTTCAACGTCTTCCGCTACATCACCTTCCGGGCGGCCTACGCGACGGTCACCGCCCTGCTGATCTGCTTCGTCTTCGGGCCGCGCCTGATCCGTCTCCTCGCGCGTCTCCAGCGCGGACACGGGGTCAGGGAGGACGTGCCGGAGACGCACAACCGGAAGATCGGCACGCCGACGATGGGGGGGATCCTCATCATCGCGGGCGTCGTCTTCCCAACGGTGCTCTGGGCCGACATGGGCAACTCCTTTATCCGGCTCGTGCTCGTCGTGACGGTCTGGACCGGGCTGATCGGCTTCTGGGACGACTGGCTCAGCGTCGTCAAGAAACGGAACAAGGGTCTCGTGGGGCGCTACAAGCTCCTCGGGCAGCTGGTATTCGGGGCGGTTCTCGGACTCTTCCTCTACCTCAACCCACTCGTCCAGGAGGGCGTGACGAGGACCGCCATCCCTTTCTTCAAGGACCTCTACATCGACTGGGGGCTCTTCTACATCCCCCTCGTGATGCTCGTCGTGACGGGCACGTCGAACGCCGTCAATCTCGCCGACGGTCTCGACGGCCTCGCCGCCGGCACGGGGGCCTTCTGCTTTTTCGCCTTCGCCGCCCTCGCCTACCTGACGGGAAACCGCGTCTTCGCCGACTACCTGAACATCACCTACATGGAGGGGGCGGGGGAGCTGGCGATCTACTGCATGTCGATGGTGGGGGCCACGCTCGGCTTCCTGTGGTTCAACGCCCACCCGGCGCAGATCTTCATGGGCGACACCGGATCGCTCGCCCTCGGCGGGGCGCTCGGCACGGTGGCCGTTCTTCTCAAGCGCGAGCTGCTCCTCGTCGTGATCGGGGGGATCTTCGTCGCCGAGGCCCTCTCGGTGATCATCCAGGTCGTCTCCTTCCGGCTCACGGGGAAGCGGGTCTTCTTGATGGCGCCCCTGCATCACCACTTCGAGCTCAAGGGGTGGGCGGAGAGCAAGATCGTCGTACGCGTATGGATCATCGCGGTGCTGCTGGTGCTGCTGTCCATCAGCTCGCTGAAACTGCAGTGA
- the murD gene encoding UDP-N-acetylmuramoyl-L-alanine--D-glutamate ligase has product MQTTGEGYRGKRVLVLGLARSGRAAMRLLSAAGADVLGADEKGGIEGVEGAVCLGPFSAELLDGRDEVILSPGIPIDHPIVLAAAERGIPVTGELAFGARFVRAPIVAVTGTNGKSTTVSMIGAILDAAGIPAIVAGNVGLPLSEVAADLGPDGVCVLEVSSFQLEAAADFRARAAGILNMTPDHLDRYADAEAYYAAKLRIAKNARPDDLFFFNAEDERCRAAAAAFPGETVSFSVRRALDAGVFLDGDRLVRASAGRRETIMRRGELGVVGTHNVENALAAIAALSWLDVPAAAICRALAGFRGLPHRMELVAVLDGVSWYNDSKATNVEAAVKSLEGLDAPVVLIAGGHDKGGDFTKLLAVRDRLVAVITIGEAAPLIEEALGGRVPVAGASVMQRAVETAARTATAGQLVVLSPACASFDQFEDFEHRGEVFRACVRALEER; this is encoded by the coding sequence ATGCAGACGACAGGAGAGGGATACCGGGGAAAGCGGGTGCTCGTTCTCGGGCTCGCGCGGAGCGGGCGCGCCGCGATGCGGCTCCTCTCCGCGGCGGGAGCCGACGTCCTCGGCGCCGACGAGAAGGGCGGGATCGAGGGGGTCGAGGGGGCGGTTTGCCTCGGGCCATTCTCGGCGGAGCTTCTCGACGGGCGGGACGAGGTGATCCTCTCCCCGGGCATCCCGATCGACCATCCGATCGTCCTGGCCGCGGCGGAACGCGGGATCCCCGTGACCGGCGAGCTGGCTTTCGGCGCGCGGTTCGTCCGGGCGCCGATCGTCGCCGTGACCGGCACGAACGGCAAATCGACGACCGTCTCCATGATCGGGGCGATCCTCGACGCGGCGGGGATCCCCGCGATCGTCGCGGGGAACGTCGGCCTGCCCCTCTCGGAGGTTGCCGCCGATCTCGGGCCCGACGGCGTCTGCGTTCTCGAGGTGAGTTCCTTCCAGCTCGAGGCGGCGGCGGATTTCCGCGCGCGCGCCGCGGGGATCCTCAACATGACCCCCGATCACCTCGACCGGTACGCCGACGCGGAGGCCTACTACGCGGCGAAGCTGCGTATCGCGAAAAACGCCAGACCGGACGATCTCTTCTTCTTCAACGCCGAGGACGAACGCTGCCGCGCGGCGGCGGCGGCCTTCCCCGGCGAAACCGTTTCCTTCAGCGTCCGCCGCGCGCTCGACGCTGGGGTCTTCCTCGACGGCGACAGACTGGTGCGGGCCTCGGCGGGCAGGCGGGAGACGATCATGCGCCGCGGAGAGCTCGGCGTCGTCGGCACGCACAACGTCGAGAACGCCCTCGCCGCCATCGCCGCCCTGTCGTGGCTCGATGTGCCCGCGGCGGCGATTTGCCGGGCGCTCGCCGGTTTCCGCGGGCTTCCGCACCGGATGGAACTCGTCGCGGTGCTGGACGGCGTCTCCTGGTACAACGATTCCAAGGCGACGAACGTCGAGGCGGCCGTCAAGAGCCTCGAGGGGCTCGATGCGCCGGTCGTCCTCATCGCCGGCGGACACGACAAGGGCGGGGACTTCACGAAGCTCCTCGCCGTGCGGGACCGGCTCGTCGCCGTCATCACGATCGGTGAGGCGGCGCCCCTGATCGAGGAGGCCCTCGGGGGCCGGGTCCCGGTCGCGGGCGCCTCGGTGATGCAGCGGGCCGTCGAGACGGCGGCGCGCACCGCGACCGCCGGCCAGCTCGTCGTTCTGTCGCCAGCCTGCGCGAGCTTCGACCAGTTCGAGGACTTCGAGCACCGCGGAGAGGTCTTCCGCGCGTGCGTCCGCGCCCTGGAGGAACGGTGA
- the ftsW gene encoding putative lipid II flippase FtsW — protein MRRESPAYDRAMLYAVLVLTAIGLVMVMSASQIVARQKFSSPFFFLERHAVRLAVGLALMFLLMRVPYGIYRRVAPWFLVAGFVLLVALFPWGRRIRGSNRWLFLPLLNFMLQPVELAKIALIIFLSAKLAGWRRPENFREHVLPLLGAGLAMAALVVCQPNVSNAVFIILLTFTMLFIGGCRTLHLLSAGAAIIAASAPFLYRFGHVSGRVRSFLGGGADADGLGYHVDQSLIALGSGFLFGAGPGRGHQKYNFLPDAHTDFIYSIIGEELGIIGTACVLALFAFLLLRAIRAARRVPDRFGALLALGIGFSIAGTAFINMSMTLGLLPTAGLPLPFVSYGGSSLMTSLAATGILLNVSRHGPVVATTAKKRNGRRRVYARRVGEAVA, from the coding sequence ATGAGACGGGAGAGCCCCGCATACGATCGCGCGATGCTCTACGCCGTGCTCGTCCTCACGGCGATCGGGCTCGTGATGGTGATGTCCGCCAGCCAGATCGTCGCCCGGCAGAAATTCAGTTCCCCCTTCTTCTTCCTCGAACGCCACGCCGTGCGGCTCGCCGTCGGTCTCGCGCTCATGTTCCTCCTCATGCGCGTGCCCTACGGGATCTATCGCCGCGTCGCCCCCTGGTTCCTCGTGGCGGGGTTCGTCCTCCTCGTGGCGCTCTTCCCCTGGGGACGGCGCATACGCGGCTCGAACAGGTGGCTCTTCCTCCCCCTGCTCAATTTCATGCTGCAGCCGGTCGAGCTGGCGAAGATCGCGCTCATCATTTTCCTCTCCGCGAAACTCGCCGGCTGGCGCCGGCCGGAGAACTTCCGCGAGCACGTCCTTCCCCTGCTCGGCGCGGGGCTGGCCATGGCCGCCCTCGTCGTCTGCCAGCCGAACGTCTCGAACGCCGTGTTCATCATTCTTCTCACGTTCACGATGCTCTTCATCGGAGGGTGCCGCACGCTCCACCTCCTCAGCGCCGGGGCGGCGATCATCGCCGCCTCGGCGCCCTTCCTGTACCGTTTCGGGCACGTGAGCGGCCGGGTGCGCTCCTTTCTCGGGGGCGGGGCGGATGCCGACGGCCTGGGCTACCACGTCGACCAGTCGCTGATCGCGCTCGGTTCCGGCTTCCTCTTCGGCGCGGGACCGGGCCGCGGCCACCAGAAGTACAATTTCCTGCCCGACGCGCACACCGACTTCATCTATTCGATCATCGGCGAGGAACTGGGAATCATCGGGACGGCCTGCGTCCTGGCCCTCTTCGCCTTCCTGCTGCTGCGGGCGATCCGCGCCGCGCGACGCGTACCCGACCGTTTCGGTGCGCTCCTCGCCCTGGGGATCGGCTTCTCGATCGCCGGGACGGCCTTCATCAACATGTCGATGACGCTCGGCCTCCTGCCGACCGCGGGGCTCCCGCTCCCCTTCGTCTCCTACGGCGGCTCGTCGCTGATGACGTCGCTCGCCGCGACGGGGATTTTGCTGAACGTCTCCCGCCACGGACCGGTTGTCGCGACGACCGCGAAAAAGCGGAACGGACGGCGGCGCGTCTACGCGCGGCGGGTAGGGGAGGCGGTCGCATGA
- the murG gene encoding undecaprenyldiphospho-muramoylpentapeptide beta-N-acetylglucosaminyltransferase, with the protein MRDRAPRILFAGGGTGGHLYPAIAVARELQARHEGARILFVGTRRGIESRVVPAEKLDIQFIASRGVRGRGAVGAGVTAMVLAAGVLQAIRIVTGFAPDIVFGSGGYASAAVVIAASALRRRIVLQEQNSIPGLTNRKLARRAERIYLGFESAGRWLAGHPGLLVTGNPLRRELFDETGDARGSFGFDERPVLLVFGGSQGARTLNDAAAGFLAEATGVQGIVQTGEQDYERIARMLAPAGRRVRVVPYIEAMHLAYRAADVVLSRAGALSVAEIAAVGLPAILVPYPHAADDHQSWNARALVDAGGAVSIADANLDGGSLAAAVRGILEEPGQIERMKEALGRLPGGAGATGAIADDMDRLLADAEGNG; encoded by the coding sequence ATGAGAGATCGCGCGCCGAGGATCCTTTTCGCCGGCGGCGGCACGGGCGGACACCTCTATCCGGCCATCGCCGTCGCCCGCGAGTTGCAGGCGCGGCACGAGGGGGCGCGGATCCTGTTCGTCGGCACCCGGCGCGGCATCGAATCGCGCGTCGTGCCGGCGGAGAAACTGGACATCCAGTTCATCGCGTCGAGAGGCGTGCGGGGGCGGGGCGCCGTCGGCGCGGGGGTCACCGCGATGGTTCTCGCGGCCGGCGTGCTGCAGGCGATCCGCATCGTCACGGGGTTCGCTCCCGACATCGTCTTCGGATCGGGGGGATACGCGAGTGCGGCCGTCGTCATCGCCGCCTCGGCGCTGCGCAGGCGCATCGTCCTGCAGGAGCAGAACTCGATCCCCGGGCTCACCAACAGGAAGCTCGCGCGCCGGGCCGAGCGGATCTACCTCGGATTCGAGAGCGCGGGCCGCTGGCTTGCCGGCCACCCGGGGCTCCTCGTGACGGGGAATCCCCTCCGGCGCGAACTCTTCGACGAAACCGGGGATGCGCGCGGCTCCTTCGGCTTCGACGAGCGTCCCGTGCTGCTCGTCTTCGGCGGAAGCCAGGGGGCCAGGACGCTCAACGACGCCGCCGCCGGTTTCCTCGCCGAAGCGACCGGCGTGCAGGGGATCGTGCAGACGGGCGAGCAGGATTACGAACGGATCGCACGCATGCTCGCACCGGCCGGTCGGCGCGTGCGGGTCGTCCCCTACATCGAGGCGATGCATCTCGCCTACCGGGCGGCCGACGTCGTCCTTTCCCGCGCGGGCGCGCTCAGCGTCGCCGAGATCGCCGCGGTCGGGCTCCCGGCGATCCTCGTTCCCTATCCGCACGCCGCCGACGATCACCAGAGCTGGAACGCCCGGGCGCTCGTCGATGCGGGCGGGGCGGTCTCGATCGCCGACGCAAACCTCGACGGCGGATCGCTCGCCGCCGCCGTGCGGGGGATACTGGAGGAGCCGGGGCAGATCGAACGGATGAAGGAGGCCCTCGGCCGACTTCCCGGCGGCGCCGGGGCGACGGGGGCGATCGCCGACGACATGGATCGCCTGCTGGCGGACGCGGAAGGGAACGGATGA
- a CDS encoding UDP-N-acetylmuramate--L-alanine ligase translates to MLGRVRRIHFVGIGGIGMSGIAEVLFNLGFTVSGSDIAANPMVDRLVSLGIEVKRGHDAANVAEADAIVVSSAIRADNPEVAAARERGIPVIPRSDMLGELLRMKTGIAVAGAHGKTTTTSMVAAVLERAGLDPTVVVGGRVKSRGSNVRLGKGEFLVAEVDESDGNFVRLSPAMAIITNIDLEHVDFYGSLERIYEAFISFARRVPFNGAVVCCVDDPHLRAILPRIGRRIVSCGLGAEAEVRGQIEEESSEGTLFSVSVRGENRGKIRQRLPGRHNVLNALCVCGLAEELEIGFATVRDALEEFQGVARRFEIKGETGGILFVDDYGHHPTEIAAAVGAARRAYDRRLVVVFQPHRYTRTRDLHERFDSCFSAADETIVTDIYAAGEPPIPGVTAELVYRAARRGGARATYVHGWEDLRAALAGMLKPGDLVLTLGAGDIHRIAEEILAEGLERGER, encoded by the coding sequence ATGCTCGGACGGGTGCGGCGGATACACTTCGTCGGGATCGGCGGGATCGGCATGAGCGGGATCGCGGAGGTCCTCTTCAATCTCGGTTTCACGGTGAGCGGATCGGACATCGCCGCCAACCCGATGGTCGATCGGCTCGTTTCCCTGGGGATCGAGGTGAAGCGGGGCCACGACGCGGCGAACGTCGCCGAGGCCGACGCGATCGTCGTCTCCTCGGCGATCCGGGCCGACAACCCTGAGGTCGCCGCGGCGCGCGAACGAGGGATCCCCGTGATTCCGCGGTCGGACATGCTCGGCGAACTCCTCCGGATGAAGACGGGGATCGCCGTCGCCGGCGCCCACGGCAAGACGACGACCACCTCGATGGTCGCCGCCGTCCTCGAACGGGCCGGGCTCGATCCGACCGTCGTGGTCGGCGGACGCGTGAAGAGCCGGGGCTCCAACGTCAGGCTCGGCAAGGGGGAGTTCCTCGTCGCAGAGGTCGACGAGAGCGACGGCAACTTCGTCAGGCTCTCGCCGGCGATGGCGATCATCACCAACATCGATCTCGAGCACGTCGATTTCTACGGGAGCCTCGAGCGGATCTACGAGGCCTTCATCTCCTTCGCACGGCGCGTCCCCTTCAACGGGGCGGTCGTCTGCTGCGTCGACGATCCGCACCTTCGCGCGATACTGCCGCGGATCGGCCGGCGGATCGTCTCCTGCGGTCTCGGCGCGGAGGCGGAGGTGCGCGGGCAGATCGAGGAGGAGTCGTCAGAGGGCACGCTCTTTTCCGTGTCGGTCAGGGGCGAAAACCGCGGGAAGATCAGGCAGCGGCTCCCGGGGCGCCACAACGTGCTCAACGCGCTCTGCGTCTGCGGGCTCGCCGAGGAACTGGAAATCGGGTTCGCGACGGTCCGCGACGCCCTCGAGGAGTTCCAGGGTGTCGCGCGGCGCTTCGAGATCAAGGGCGAGACCGGCGGGATCCTCTTCGTCGACGATTACGGACATCATCCGACGGAGATCGCCGCGGCCGTCGGCGCTGCCCGTCGCGCGTACGACCGGCGGCTCGTCGTGGTGTTCCAGCCGCACCGGTACACGCGGACGCGCGATCTGCACGAACGGTTCGACTCGTGCTTCTCGGCGGCCGACGAGACGATCGTGACGGACATCTACGCGGCGGGGGAACCGCCGATCCCCGGCGTGACGGCCGAGCTCGTCTACCGGGCCGCGCGCCGCGGCGGAGCACGCGCGACGTACGTCCACGGCTGGGAGGATTTGCGGGCCGCCCTGGCCGGGATGCTGAAGCCGGGGGATCTCGTCCTCACGCTCGGAGCCGGCGACATCCACCGCATCGCCGAGGAGATCCTCGCCGAGGGCCTGGAAAGAGGGGAACGATGA
- a CDS encoding FtsQ-type POTRA domain-containing protein, with the protein MRSFNGRAAARTARRRRRIRRAAVVSLVVILAAGGAWLVLETDRFLLRDVTVNGSAGLPVDSIRVVADRYVGANLVTLPVKRIREEILRLPEVCDVQLRRRPFHALDLYVTGREPILLLADGEETVELDATGAAVPRRGSGGVDLPVLTGLSGRDLETEEGRLLVGKAIEVLGLLGEFGFPPDRHLSEIHVDGREVDLVWMETGTLIRTGSGGYREKIMKLRAVYGALDEDGRFPSLVDLRFDRQVVVR; encoded by the coding sequence ATGAGGAGCTTCAACGGAAGAGCGGCCGCACGGACGGCGCGGCGGCGCCGACGGATCCGTCGCGCGGCCGTCGTCTCGCTCGTCGTCATTCTGGCGGCCGGCGGCGCATGGCTCGTGCTCGAGACCGACCGGTTCCTGCTGCGGGACGTGACGGTCAACGGATCGGCCGGGCTGCCCGTCGATTCGATCCGCGTCGTCGCCGACCGGTACGTCGGGGCGAATCTCGTCACCCTGCCCGTGAAGAGGATCCGGGAGGAGATACTCCGGCTTCCCGAGGTCTGCGACGTCCAGTTGCGGCGACGTCCGTTCCACGCGCTCGATCTCTACGTGACCGGGCGCGAGCCGATCCTGCTCCTGGCGGACGGCGAGGAGACCGTCGAGCTCGACGCGACCGGCGCGGCGGTGCCGCGACGAGGGAGCGGCGGGGTGGACCTGCCCGTGCTGACCGGTCTGTCCGGGCGGGATCTCGAGACGGAAGAGGGCCGCCTGCTCGTCGGAAAGGCGATCGAGGTGCTCGGGCTCCTCGGCGAATTCGGGTTTCCCCCCGATCGGCATCTCTCCGAGATACACGTCGACGGCCGGGAGGTCGACCTCGTGTGGATGGAGACCGGCACCCTGATCAGAACGGGAAGCGGCGGATACCGCGAAAAGATCATGAAGCTGCGCGCCGTCTACGGCGCGCTGGACGAGGACGGGCGGTTCCCGTCGCTCGTCGATCTCCGGTTCGACCGCCAGGTGGTCGTCAGATGA
- the ftsA gene encoding cell division protein FtsA, with translation MTDQFIVSIDVGTTSMAVCIGEVREDGGMKIVGAGRAPSDGIRKGVVVDIEEAAAAVREAAGEAERMAGARIEGVCAGIASPHIRCFNSRGVIPVEPTGREVTRRDIDRVTATARDITLPADREILHAIPQDYMVDRQTGIADPAGMSAARLGAELHIVTGLRQPVEHFTKVIEKAGYELINVVFDPLAAAEAVLREAEREAGCLLVDIGGGVTSFALFHGGCARASGVIPAGGQNITGDLAIGLRVPTATAEALKLERGVALASMAPAEEEIELPPEAGSGMTVRTQIVAAIVEPRCEEIFDMVKEAVATDPHFASMGGGVVLTGGGSRLAGMEGVAGQVFDLPVRRGVPLGFGGLAELVEDERWSTAAGLLRYEAERVADDRRAAGGFERFTWMLSGIRKIAGLF, from the coding sequence ATGACCGATCAGTTCATAGTGAGCATCGACGTCGGGACGACCTCGATGGCCGTCTGTATCGGGGAAGTCCGCGAGGACGGCGGCATGAAGATCGTCGGCGCCGGGAGGGCTCCGTCCGACGGAATCCGCAAGGGCGTCGTCGTCGACATCGAGGAGGCGGCCGCCGCCGTGCGGGAGGCGGCCGGCGAGGCGGAGCGGATGGCGGGCGCCCGGATCGAGGGGGTCTGCGCGGGGATCGCCTCTCCCCATATCCGCTGTTTCAACAGCCGGGGCGTCATCCCCGTCGAGCCGACCGGCCGGGAGGTGACGCGCCGGGACATCGACCGCGTGACCGCGACGGCGCGAGACATCACGCTGCCGGCCGACCGGGAGATCCTTCACGCCATCCCGCAGGACTACATGGTCGACCGTCAGACGGGGATCGCGGATCCCGCGGGAATGTCGGCCGCGCGGCTCGGCGCCGAGCTCCACATCGTGACGGGGCTCCGGCAGCCGGTCGAGCACTTCACGAAGGTGATCGAGAAGGCCGGGTACGAGCTGATCAACGTCGTCTTCGATCCGCTCGCCGCCGCCGAGGCCGTTCTCAGGGAGGCCGAGCGGGAGGCCGGCTGCCTGCTCGTCGACATCGGCGGCGGGGTGACGAGCTTCGCGCTCTTCCACGGCGGATGCGCGCGGGCGAGCGGCGTCATTCCCGCCGGCGGCCAGAACATCACGGGCGATCTCGCCATCGGCCTGCGAGTGCCGACGGCGACCGCCGAGGCCCTCAAGCTCGAACGGGGCGTCGCGCTCGCGTCGATGGCCCCGGCCGAGGAGGAGATCGAACTGCCGCCCGAGGCGGGAAGCGGCATGACCGTGCGGACGCAGATCGTCGCCGCGATCGTCGAGCCGCGGTGCGAGGAGATCTTCGACATGGTCAAGGAAGCGGTCGCGACCGATCCCCATTTCGCCTCGATGGGCGGGGGGGTCGTGCTGACCGGCGGCGGGTCGAGGCTCGCCGGCATGGAAGGAGTCGCCGGGCAGGTCTTCGACCTGCCGGTCCGCCGCGGCGTCCCCCTCGGATTCGGTGGGCTCGCCGAACTCGTCGAGGACGAGCGGTGGAGCACCGCCGCCGGACTCCTCCGCTACGAGGCGGAGCGGGTCGCGGACGACCGGCGGGCGGCGGGCGGTTTCGAACGATTCACATGGATGCTGTCCGGCATCCGGAAGATCGCGGGATTGTTCTAG
- the ftsZ gene encoding cell division protein FtsZ: MRFEFDDYGELASLKVIGVGGAGGNAVNRMISAGLQGVEFVAVNTDAQVLELSMAHKKIQIGTRLTKGLGSGGNPDVGMRAIEEDCDLVREIVDGADMVFVTAGMGGGTGTGASPVVARMARELGALTVGIVTRPFSFEGKRRERQALEGIDELKKEVDTLIVIQNDRLLSLVPKETPLSEAFSKADGILHHATKGISDLIMTPGLINLDFADVRSIMSGMGDALMGTGVASGENRAVEAARAALGSPLLDDISIRGAKGVLVNITGDERMSLHEVSQATAIISEEAGEEANVIFGAVVNDDVDEEIHVTVIATGFAHRDREIQPSFSAATVSGDAFGMSTLAPEPVPETVEYAEVASIAGATAASRFNEPNLDIPTFLRKQLD, encoded by the coding sequence ATGCGGTTCGAGTTCGACGATTACGGGGAGCTGGCCAGCCTGAAGGTCATCGGCGTCGGTGGCGCCGGCGGCAACGCCGTCAACCGGATGATCTCGGCGGGCCTTCAGGGCGTCGAGTTCGTCGCGGTCAACACCGACGCGCAGGTGCTCGAGCTCTCCATGGCCCACAAGAAGATCCAGATCGGCACGCGGTTGACCAAGGGGCTCGGCTCCGGCGGGAACCCCGACGTGGGGATGCGCGCGATCGAGGAGGATTGCGATCTCGTCCGCGAGATCGTCGACGGCGCCGACATGGTCTTCGTCACCGCAGGCATGGGAGGCGGGACCGGCACGGGTGCGAGCCCCGTCGTCGCCCGCATGGCGCGCGAGCTGGGCGCGCTCACCGTGGGCATCGTGACGCGCCCCTTCTCCTTCGAGGGGAAGCGCCGCGAACGACAGGCCCTCGAGGGGATCGACGAGCTCAAGAAGGAGGTCGACACCCTCATCGTGATCCAGAACGACCGGCTGCTCTCCCTCGTGCCGAAGGAGACGCCCCTCTCGGAGGCCTTCTCGAAGGCCGACGGGATCCTGCACCACGCGACGAAGGGGATTTCCGACCTCATCATGACCCCCGGCCTCATTAACCTTGACTTCGCGGATGTCCGCTCTATCATGAGCGGCATGGGAGATGCGTTGATGGGCACCGGCGTCGCCTCGGGAGAGAACCGGGCCGTCGAGGCCGCCAGGGCCGCGCTCGGTTCGCCGCTGCTCGACGACATCTCGATCCGCGGCGCCAAGGGCGTGCTGGTGAACATCACGGGCGACGAACGGATGAGCCTGCACGAGGTTTCACAGGCGACGGCCATCATCAGCGAGGAGGCGGGCGAGGAGGCCAACGTGATCTTCGGCGCGGTCGTCAACGACGATGTCGACGAGGAGATCCACGTGACGGTGATCGCCACGGGATTCGCCCACCGGGACCGCGAGATCCAGCCGTCCTTCTCGGCCGCGACCGTCTCGGGCGACGCGTTCGGGATGTCCACCCTGGCGCCCGAGCCGGTGCCGGAAACGGTCGAGTACGCCGAGGTCGCGAGCATCGCCGGAGCGACGGCCGCGAGCCGGTTCAACGAACCGAACCTCGATATTCCGACCTTCCTCCGGAAACAGCTCGACTAG